A single genomic interval of Panthera tigris isolate Pti1 chromosome E3, P.tigris_Pti1_mat1.1, whole genome shotgun sequence harbors:
- the NUBP2 gene encoding cytosolic Fe-S cluster assembly factor NUBP2 isoform X4 — MLRAQGRAVHQCDGGWVPVYVDQEQSICLMSVGFLLENPDEAVVWRGPKKNALIKQFVSDVAWGQLDYLVVDTPPGTSDEHMATVDALRPYGPLGALVVTTPQAVSVGDVRRELTFCRKTGLRVLGVVENMSGFVCPHCAECTSVFSRGGGEELASHAGVPFLGSVPLDPELTKSLEEGRDFIREFPESPAFPALLSIAQKVLTEAPARVP, encoded by the exons ATGCTTCGGGCACAGGGCAGGGCCGTGCACCAGTGTGACGGCGGCTGGGTGCCCGTCTACGTGGACCAGGAGCAGAGCATCTGCCTCATGTCCGTGGGCTTTCTGCTGGAGAACCCCGACGAGGCCGTGGTGTGGAGGGGGCCCAAGAAGAATG CGCTGATAAAGCAGTTCGTGTCGGACGTGGCCTGGGGGCAGCTGGACTACCTGGTTGTAGACACGCCACCGGGGACGTCTGATGAGCACATGGCCACCGTGGACGCCCTGCGTCCCTACGGTCCCCTGGGGGCCCTCGTGGTCACCACACCCCAG GCGGTGTCCGTGGGGGACGTGAGGCGGGAGCTGACCTTCTGTAGGAAAACGGGGCTGCGGGTGCTCGGGGTGGTGGAGAACATGAGCGGTTTCGTCTGCCCACACTGCGCG GAGTGCACCAGCGTCTTCTcccggggaggcggggaggagcTGGCCAGTCACGCCGGAGTCCCCTTCCTGG GCTCTGTGCCCCTGGACCCAGAGCTCACTAAGAGCCTAGAGGAGGGTCGAGACTTCATCCGGGAATTTCCTGAGAGCCCAGCCTTCCCTGCGCTCCTGTCTATAGCCCAGAAAGTTCTGACCGAGGCGCCTGCTCGCGTCCCCTGA
- the NUBP2 gene encoding cytosolic Fe-S cluster assembly factor NUBP2 isoform X1: protein MFACFPLESAGSQQRLGSSPTCGPRVSELTEAGNLAGVQHIILVLSGKGGVGKSTISTELALALRHAGKKVGILDVDLCGPSIPRMLRAQGRAVHQCDGGWVPVYVDQEQSICLMSVGFLLENPDEAVVWRGPKKNALIKQFVSDVAWGQLDYLVVDTPPGTSDEHMATVDALRPYGPLGALVVTTPQAVSVGDVRRELTFCRKTGLRVLGVVENMSGFVCPHCAECTSVFSRGGGEELASHAGVPFLGSVPLDPELTKSLEEGRDFIREFPESPAFPALLSIAQKVLTEAPARVP, encoded by the exons ATGTTTGCCTGTTTTCCCCTGGAGTCAGCTGGGAGCCAGCAGCGCCTCGGCTCCTCGCCCACGTGCGGGCCGCGTGTGAGCGAGCTCACAG AGGCTGGAAACCTGGCAGGCGTCCAGCACATCATCCTCGTCCTCTCAGGAAAGGGGGGGGTCGGGAAAAGCACCATCTCCACGGAGCTGGCCTTGGCCCTGCGCCATGCAGGCAAGAAG GTGGGGATCCTCGACGTGGACCTGTGTGGTCCCAGCATCCCCCGCATGCTTCGGGCACAGGGCAGGGCCGTGCACCAGTGTGACGGCGGCTGGGTGCCCGTCTACGTGGACCAGGAGCAGAGCATCTGCCTCATGTCCGTGGGCTTTCTGCTGGAGAACCCCGACGAGGCCGTGGTGTGGAGGGGGCCCAAGAAGAATG CGCTGATAAAGCAGTTCGTGTCGGACGTGGCCTGGGGGCAGCTGGACTACCTGGTTGTAGACACGCCACCGGGGACGTCTGATGAGCACATGGCCACCGTGGACGCCCTGCGTCCCTACGGTCCCCTGGGGGCCCTCGTGGTCACCACACCCCAG GCGGTGTCCGTGGGGGACGTGAGGCGGGAGCTGACCTTCTGTAGGAAAACGGGGCTGCGGGTGCTCGGGGTGGTGGAGAACATGAGCGGTTTCGTCTGCCCACACTGCGCG GAGTGCACCAGCGTCTTCTcccggggaggcggggaggagcTGGCCAGTCACGCCGGAGTCCCCTTCCTGG GCTCTGTGCCCCTGGACCCAGAGCTCACTAAGAGCCTAGAGGAGGGTCGAGACTTCATCCGGGAATTTCCTGAGAGCCCAGCCTTCCCTGCGCTCCTGTCTATAGCCCAGAAAGTTCTGACCGAGGCGCCTGCTCGCGTCCCCTGA
- the SPSB3 gene encoding SPRY domain-containing SOCS box protein 3 isoform X1, with the protein MCRAARPLLRAASARQHPAAAAGPMRRGGRAAGRGLFTSRSGAESRSRPPGGTRRRRQILSTMARRPRSSTAWHFVLSAARRDADARAVALAGSANWGYDSDGQHSDSDSDPESSALPPPIPSAVPVTGESFCDCDSPSEASFCNSLHMAHRGKDCRCGEEDEHFDWVWDDLNKSSATLLSCDNRKVNFHTEYSCGTAAIRGTKELGEGQHFWEIKMTSPVYGTDMMVGIGTSDVDLDKYHHTFCSLLGRDEDSWGLSYTGLLHHKGDKMSFSSRFGQGSIIGVHLDTWHGTLTFFKNRKCIGVAATKLQNKKFYPMVCSTAAKSSMKVIRSCASVTSLQFLCCYRLRQLRPDSGDTLEGLPLPPGLKQVLRHKLGWVLSMSCGRHKPPAPSPKADPSGPETRRCQRKRCRRT; encoded by the exons ATGTGCCGCGCGGCCCGCCCCCTGCTCCGGGCCGCCAGCGCCCGCCAACACCCGGCCGCGGCAGCAGGGCCAATGCGGCGCGGGGGGCGGGCTGCGGGGCGGGGATTGTTTACGTCTCGTTCGGGAGCTGAAAGTAGGTCACGGCCGCCCGGCGGAACGCGGCGGCGGCGACAG ATCCTGTCCACCATGGCCAGGCGTCCTCGCAGCAGCACAGCTTGGCATTTCGTCCTGAGTGCAGCCCGCCGAGATGCGGATGCCCGGGCCGTGGCTCTGGCGGGGAGCGCTAACTGGGGCTACGACTCAGATGGGCAG CACAGTGACTCTGACTCGGACCCTGAGTCCTCGGCCCTGCCGCCACCCATCCCCAGCGCCGTGCCCGTGACCGGGGAGTCCTTCTGTGACTGTGACAGTCCGAGCGAGGCCTCCTTCTGCAACAGCCTGCACATGGCACACCGGGGCAAGGATTGTCGCTGCGGCGAGGAAGATGAGC ATTTTGACTGGGTGTGGGATGACCTGAATAAGTCTTCGGCCACCCTGCTGAGCTGTGACAACCGCAAGGTCAACTTCCACACGGAGTACAGCTGCGGCACGGCAGCCATCCGGGGCACcaaggagctgggggagggccaGCATTTCTGGGAGATCAAGATGACCTCTCCCGTCTATGGCACCGACATG ATGGTGGGCATCGGGACGTCAGACGTGGATCTGGACAAGTATCACCACACATTCTGCAGCCTGCTCGGCAGGGACGAGGACAGCTGGGGCCTCTCCTATACGG ggcttCTCCACCACAAGGGCGACAAGATGAGCTTCTCGTCGAGATTCGGCCAGGGCTCCATCATTGGTGTGCACCTGGACACCTGGCACGGCACGTTGACCTTCTTCAAGAACAGGAAGTGCATAG GCGTGGCGGCCACCAAGCTGCAGAACAAGAAGTTCTACCCGATGGTGTGCTCCACCGCGGCCAAGAGCAGCATGAAGGTGATCCGCTCGTGCGCCAGCGTCACGTCCCTGCAGTTCCTGTGCTGCTACCGCCTGCGCCAGCTGCGGCCCGACTCCGGGGACACGCTGGAGGGTCTGCCCCTGCCGCCCGGCCTGAAGCAGGTGCTGCGCCACAAGCTGGGCTGGGTCCTGAGCATGAGCTGTGGCCGCCACAAGCCCCCCGCGCCCTCGCCCAAGGCCGATCCCAGCGGCCCTGAGACCCGGCGCTGCCAGAGGAAGCGCTGCCGACGGACCTAA
- the NUBP2 gene encoding cytosolic Fe-S cluster assembly factor NUBP2 isoform X3 — MFPADRMLDLSILTRHPYWSHLKPSGRGPVRPFGIERERAQHGKAGNLAGVQHIILVLSGKGGVGKSTISTELALALRHAGKKVGILDVDLCGPSIPRMLRAQGRAVHQCDGGWVPVYVDQEQSICLMSVGFLLENPDEAVVWRGPKKNALIKQFVSDVAWGQLDYLVVDTPPGTSDEHMATVDALRPYGPLGALVVTTPQAVSVGDVRRELTFCRKTGLRVLGVVENMSGFVCPHCAALCPWTQSSLRA, encoded by the exons ATGTTTCCTGCCGACAGGATGCTGGACCTGTCAATCCTGACTCGACATCCCTATTGGTCACATCTCAAGCCGTCGGGGAGAGGGCCCGTGCGCCCATTCGGCATAGAGCGAGAAAGGGCCCAACACGGAA AGGCTGGAAACCTGGCAGGCGTCCAGCACATCATCCTCGTCCTCTCAGGAAAGGGGGGGGTCGGGAAAAGCACCATCTCCACGGAGCTGGCCTTGGCCCTGCGCCATGCAGGCAAGAAG GTGGGGATCCTCGACGTGGACCTGTGTGGTCCCAGCATCCCCCGCATGCTTCGGGCACAGGGCAGGGCCGTGCACCAGTGTGACGGCGGCTGGGTGCCCGTCTACGTGGACCAGGAGCAGAGCATCTGCCTCATGTCCGTGGGCTTTCTGCTGGAGAACCCCGACGAGGCCGTGGTGTGGAGGGGGCCCAAGAAGAATG CGCTGATAAAGCAGTTCGTGTCGGACGTGGCCTGGGGGCAGCTGGACTACCTGGTTGTAGACACGCCACCGGGGACGTCTGATGAGCACATGGCCACCGTGGACGCCCTGCGTCCCTACGGTCCCCTGGGGGCCCTCGTGGTCACCACACCCCAG GCGGTGTCCGTGGGGGACGTGAGGCGGGAGCTGACCTTCTGTAGGAAAACGGGGCTGCGGGTGCTCGGGGTGGTGGAGAACATGAGCGGTTTCGTCTGCCCACACTGCGCG GCTCTGTGCCCCTGGACCCAGAGCTCACTAAGAGCCTAG
- the SPSB3 gene encoding SPRY domain-containing SOCS box protein 3 isoform X2 encodes MARRPRSSTAWHFVLSAARRDADARAVALAGSANWGYDSDGQHSDSDSDPESSALPPPIPSAVPVTGESFCDCDSPSEASFCNSLHMAHRGKDCRCGEEDEHFDWVWDDLNKSSATLLSCDNRKVNFHTEYSCGTAAIRGTKELGEGQHFWEIKMTSPVYGTDMMVGIGTSDVDLDKYHHTFCSLLGRDEDSWGLSYTGLLHHKGDKMSFSSRFGQGSIIGVHLDTWHGTLTFFKNRKCIGVAATKLQNKKFYPMVCSTAAKSSMKVIRSCASVTSLQFLCCYRLRQLRPDSGDTLEGLPLPPGLKQVLRHKLGWVLSMSCGRHKPPAPSPKADPSGPETRRCQRKRCRRT; translated from the exons ATGGCCAGGCGTCCTCGCAGCAGCACAGCTTGGCATTTCGTCCTGAGTGCAGCCCGCCGAGATGCGGATGCCCGGGCCGTGGCTCTGGCGGGGAGCGCTAACTGGGGCTACGACTCAGATGGGCAG CACAGTGACTCTGACTCGGACCCTGAGTCCTCGGCCCTGCCGCCACCCATCCCCAGCGCCGTGCCCGTGACCGGGGAGTCCTTCTGTGACTGTGACAGTCCGAGCGAGGCCTCCTTCTGCAACAGCCTGCACATGGCACACCGGGGCAAGGATTGTCGCTGCGGCGAGGAAGATGAGC ATTTTGACTGGGTGTGGGATGACCTGAATAAGTCTTCGGCCACCCTGCTGAGCTGTGACAACCGCAAGGTCAACTTCCACACGGAGTACAGCTGCGGCACGGCAGCCATCCGGGGCACcaaggagctgggggagggccaGCATTTCTGGGAGATCAAGATGACCTCTCCCGTCTATGGCACCGACATG ATGGTGGGCATCGGGACGTCAGACGTGGATCTGGACAAGTATCACCACACATTCTGCAGCCTGCTCGGCAGGGACGAGGACAGCTGGGGCCTCTCCTATACGG ggcttCTCCACCACAAGGGCGACAAGATGAGCTTCTCGTCGAGATTCGGCCAGGGCTCCATCATTGGTGTGCACCTGGACACCTGGCACGGCACGTTGACCTTCTTCAAGAACAGGAAGTGCATAG GCGTGGCGGCCACCAAGCTGCAGAACAAGAAGTTCTACCCGATGGTGTGCTCCACCGCGGCCAAGAGCAGCATGAAGGTGATCCGCTCGTGCGCCAGCGTCACGTCCCTGCAGTTCCTGTGCTGCTACCGCCTGCGCCAGCTGCGGCCCGACTCCGGGGACACGCTGGAGGGTCTGCCCCTGCCGCCCGGCCTGAAGCAGGTGCTGCGCCACAAGCTGGGCTGGGTCCTGAGCATGAGCTGTGGCCGCCACAAGCCCCCCGCGCCCTCGCCCAAGGCCGATCCCAGCGGCCCTGAGACCCGGCGCTGCCAGAGGAAGCGCTGCCGACGGACCTAA
- the NUBP2 gene encoding cytosolic Fe-S cluster assembly factor NUBP2 isoform X2, producing the protein MEAAAEAGNLAGVQHIILVLSGKGGVGKSTISTELALALRHAGKKVGILDVDLCGPSIPRMLRAQGRAVHQCDGGWVPVYVDQEQSICLMSVGFLLENPDEAVVWRGPKKNALIKQFVSDVAWGQLDYLVVDTPPGTSDEHMATVDALRPYGPLGALVVTTPQAVSVGDVRRELTFCRKTGLRVLGVVENMSGFVCPHCAECTSVFSRGGGEELASHAGVPFLGSVPLDPELTKSLEEGRDFIREFPESPAFPALLSIAQKVLTEAPARVP; encoded by the exons ATGGAGGCGGCGGCGG AGGCTGGAAACCTGGCAGGCGTCCAGCACATCATCCTCGTCCTCTCAGGAAAGGGGGGGGTCGGGAAAAGCACCATCTCCACGGAGCTGGCCTTGGCCCTGCGCCATGCAGGCAAGAAG GTGGGGATCCTCGACGTGGACCTGTGTGGTCCCAGCATCCCCCGCATGCTTCGGGCACAGGGCAGGGCCGTGCACCAGTGTGACGGCGGCTGGGTGCCCGTCTACGTGGACCAGGAGCAGAGCATCTGCCTCATGTCCGTGGGCTTTCTGCTGGAGAACCCCGACGAGGCCGTGGTGTGGAGGGGGCCCAAGAAGAATG CGCTGATAAAGCAGTTCGTGTCGGACGTGGCCTGGGGGCAGCTGGACTACCTGGTTGTAGACACGCCACCGGGGACGTCTGATGAGCACATGGCCACCGTGGACGCCCTGCGTCCCTACGGTCCCCTGGGGGCCCTCGTGGTCACCACACCCCAG GCGGTGTCCGTGGGGGACGTGAGGCGGGAGCTGACCTTCTGTAGGAAAACGGGGCTGCGGGTGCTCGGGGTGGTGGAGAACATGAGCGGTTTCGTCTGCCCACACTGCGCG GAGTGCACCAGCGTCTTCTcccggggaggcggggaggagcTGGCCAGTCACGCCGGAGTCCCCTTCCTGG GCTCTGTGCCCCTGGACCCAGAGCTCACTAAGAGCCTAGAGGAGGGTCGAGACTTCATCCGGGAATTTCCTGAGAGCCCAGCCTTCCCTGCGCTCCTGTCTATAGCCCAGAAAGTTCTGACCGAGGCGCCTGCTCGCGTCCCCTGA
- the IGFALS gene encoding insulin-like growth factor-binding protein complex acid labile subunit, protein MRTPPRLLGNGQGEGRCGQHARPSSYLTPTWPSAERGGPPQRPQGLPPWLQGLAKQRGLLSRLPQSCPNHRLLPGRPLPPHACCPSSVPLSPAGRRWGDTPVPQSCTTAHLDPQRWLRGERGTPRLSRAICTLGARGRCWQPGMRGLMEPGSAGLGWPEAGCWLPQQWGSQRAGAAGPSRRTPAHCPSVVCSAHGMALKRGGPALAVLLVSWAVLGPCGLEGAEPGALGKAESPQCPAVCTCGHEDYSDELSVFCSSRNLTRLPDGIPDGARALWLDGNNFSSIPAAAFQNLSGLGFLNLQGSGLAGLEPRALLGLHNLHHLHLERNQLRGLAAHTFLHTPGLASLGLGNNLLGRVDEGLFRGLSGLWDLNLGWNSLAVLPDAAFQGLAGLRELVLAGNKLAYLQPALFCGLGELRELDLSRNALRSVKANVFVKLPKLQKLYLDHNLIAAVAPGAFLGLRALRWLDLSHNRLGGLLEDTFPGLLGLHVLRLSHNAIAGLRPRTFKDLHFLEELRLDHNRVRQLPGQAFEGLGQLEVLTLNDNQIQEIEAGAFLGLLSVAVMNLSGNCLRALPEQAFQGLGRLHSLHLERSCLGRIRPHAFAGLSGLRRLFLRDNGIVAVEDQGLQGLAELLELDLTANRLAHLPGQLFQGLGKLEYLLLAGNRLAALSADALRPLRRVFWLDVSHNRLEALPEDVLAPLGQLRYLNLRNNSLRTFVPRAPGLERLWLEGNPWDCGCPLRALRALALQQPDVVPRFVRAALDGDDGQPPAYAYNNITCTGPAAVAGLDLRDVAEAHFAHC, encoded by the exons ATGAGGACCCCACCCAGGCTGTTAGGAAacgggcagggggagggaaggtgTGGCCAGCACGCCAGACCCAGCTCCTACTTAACTCCCACGTGGCCATCTGCAGAGCGGGGAGGTCCCCCACAGCGGCCCCAGGGGCTCCCACCTTGGCTCCAGGGGCTGGCCAAGCAGAGGGGCCTCCTCTCCCGGCTTCCCCAAAGCTGTCCCAACCACAGGCTGCTGccggggagacccctgcccccaCACGCCTGCTGCCCCAGCTCTGTCCCACTCAGCCCTGCAGGGCGAAGGTGGGGGGACACACCCGTCCCCCAGAGCTGCACCACCGCCCACCTCGATCCCCAAAGGTGGCTTCGGGGTGAACGCGGCACCCCCCGACTCTCCCGTGCTATCTGCACCCTGGGCGCTCGGGGCCGATGCTGGCAGCCGGGCATGAGGGGGTTAATGGAACCCGGgtcagcagggctgggctggcctgAGGCAGGGTGCTGGCTGCCCCAGCAGTGGGGAAGTCAGAGGGCAGGAGCAGCCGGCCCCAGCAGACGCACCCCTGCTCACTGCCCGTCTGTGGTCTGCTCTGCACACGGGATGGCCCTGAAGAGAG GAGGCCCGGCCCTGGCCGTGCTCCTGGTCTCCTGGGCAGTGCTGGGCCCCTGCGGCCTAGAGGGAGCGGAGCCCGGGGCTCTGGGGAAGGCGGAGAGCCCGCAATGCCCAGCCGTCTGCACCTGCGGCCACGAGGACTATTCGGACGAGCTCAGCGTCTTCTGCAGCTCCAGGAACCTCACGCGGCTGCCCGACGGCATCCCGGACGGCGCCAGGGCCCTGTGGCTGGACGGCAACAACTTCTCCTCCATCCCCGCGGCCGCCTTCCAGAACCTTTCCGGTCTGGGCTTCCTCAACCTACAGGGCAGCGGGCTGGCCGGCCTGGAGCCGCGGGCACTGCTCGGCCTGCACAACCTCCACCACCTGCACCTGGAGCGGAACCAGCTGCGGGGGCTGGCGGCCCACACGTTCCTGCACACCCCGGGCCTCGCCTCGCTCGGCCTCGGCAACAACCTGCTGGGCAGGGTGGACGAGGGCCTCTTCCGGGGGCTGTCCGGCCTCTGGGACCTCAACCTCGGCTGGAACAGCCTGGCCGTGCTCCCGGACGCCGCCTTCCAGGGCCTGGCCGGCCTCCGCGAGCTGGTGCTGGCGGGCAACAAGCTGGCCTACCTGCAGCCCGCGCTCTTCTGTGGCCTCGGCGAGCTGCGGGAGTTGGACCTGAGCAGGAACGCCCTGCGCAGCGTCAAGGCCAACGTCTTCGTCAAGCTGCCCAAGCTCCAGAAGCTCTACCTGGACCACAACCTCATCGCCGCCGTGGCCCCCGGCGCCTTCCTGGGCCTGAGGGCGCTGCGCTGGCTGGACCTGTCGCACAACCGGCTGGGCGGCCTCCTGGAGGATACCTTCCCCGGCCTGCTGGGCCTGCACGTCCTACGCCTCTCGCACAACGCCATCGCGGGCCTGCGGCCCCGTACCTTCAAGGACCTGCACTTCCTGGAGGAGCTGCGGCTGGACCACAACCGCGTCCGGCAGCTGCCCGGCCAGGCCTTCGAGGGCCTGGGCCAGCTGGAGGTGCTCACGCTCAACGACAACCAGATCCAGGAGATCGAGGCGGGCGCCTTCCTCGGCCTCCTGAGCGTGGCGGTCATGAACCTGTCCGGGAACTGCCTGCGGGCGCTCCCGGAGCAGGCGTTCCAGGGCCTGGGCCGGCTGCACAGCCTGCACCTGGAGCGCAGCTGCCTGGGCCGCATCCGCCCGCACGCCTTCGCCGGCCTCTCGGGGCTGCGCCGGCTCTTCCTCCGCGACAACGGCATCGTGGCCGTGGAGGACCAGGGCCTGCAGGGGCTCGCGGAGCTCCTGGAGCTGGACCTCACCGCCAACCGGCTCGCACACCTGCCCGGCCAGCTCTTCCAGGGGCTCGGCAAGCTGGAGTACCTGCTCCTCGCCGGCAACCGGCTGGCGGCGCTGTCCGCGGACGCCCTGAGGCCCCTGCGGCGCGTCTTCTGGCTGGACGTGTCGCACAACCGCCTGGAGGCCCTGCCCGAGGACGTGCTGGCGCCGCTGGGGCAGCTGCGCTACCTGAACCTCAGGAACAACTCCCTGCGGACCTTCGTGCCGCGGGCCCCCGGCCTGGAGCGCCTGTGGCTTGAGGGCAACCCCTGGGACTGCGGCTGCCCCCTCCGGGCCCTCAGGGCCCTGGCCCTGCAGCAGCCCGACGTGGTCCCCCGCTTCGTGCGGGCGGCGCTGGACGGCGACGACGGCCAGCCGCCCGCGTATGCCTACAACAACATCACCTGCACCGGCCCCGCAGCCGTCGCCGGCCTCGACCTGCGGGACGTGGCCGAGGCCCACTTTGCTCACTGCTGA